The genomic interval gatttccatcgatatcattcaatttgtttctctaaaacaaacacagaaacaagagttcacagactgacacaaacacatggaaaatgaacaatacctgtgttttcctgtgaatcaataatgttaaaatgtattagcgtgttttacctgcggttagtggacctttggagatcgcaaaaatgtggaaatccgtccacggaaggtgaaacatatgctagtgcaatctaagtggcttcgttgattgctgccatcttggagtcaatgaaacggtcagagcattgcatcctagcaacctcaactgaatatatgtacagttcatattcacgaattaataccaatgcacgctgtttccttttgttctcttcgtttaaatttctttccatgaagatAAACAAATTCTTGTCTTGTACGCTGGTTTGGACTAatggcgcgagcgttgacgtcatatgtatatagtgtcgtcatgacgtagtctcggtcatttaacctcgttttgtgtacgcaactagtgaagtctcgattaatatgagagagggagtcgatacacGAATTCTATTCGTCACATAACCCCATGGATCAAGATAATTATCCTATCGCAAGTAGATAATTATTCATCGTACGACGCTCTGCTCATATAATCTGTACCGTGGTTGTccttgtctctatctttctcctcTATTGGGAACGCTCAATATCCTTTCGTCAAGTCTAGCTTTGAAAAGTATTTCGCTTTTCCTAAACTTTGAAACAGATTGTCGACATCGGTGATGGGTTCAACGTCGAACACTATCACGTTGTTCAGAGCTCTCAGATCAGAACAGAAACGGTACTTTCCGTCCTTCTTCTTTATCAGGACGATGGGAGAGTTGTATGGAGAGTTTGCAGGTTCGATGACATGCAACTTCAGCATTTCTTCAATTTCCTTTTCGACAGTTTCTACCATGGCGTGAGGTATGGGTCTGGGTTTCACAAAGACTGGTTTCTTCTCTGTCACTTCAATGGAACATTTTTCCAGGTTCGTCGTCTTTGGAACATCTGTTAGGAACTCTTCAAATTCTTCACAGATCATCTTCGCCTCCTTGACCTTTGCCTCGTCCAATTTCTCGTCGAAATGGATGTTCTTCACATTTTCGGTTCTTTGAGTTTCTAGGAGGGGTAACATCTTCTGAGTGTCATACTTGAAAATGTCATCGTCCATCGTGTTGTCCTCTTCCATGACAACAGCCACGACCTCTTCTCCTCCGTCTTCTTCAtcactttcttcttcgtttgaAGCAGGAACACTCGCTTGGGCAGATGAACTGGGATTGGGAGTGGCGGAACTCAATTCCCGTTCTTGGTACTCCTTGATGAGGTTGATGTGGTAGATCCGTGTTCTTCTGCCAACTTGGATCTTGTAGTCGAATTCATTCAACTTTTCCACAACCTTGTAGGGACCTGACCATGTAAGTTCCAGCTTGTTGTTCTTCACAGGGCGTAGAAGTAGAACCTGTTTTCCGACTTCTAGCGTCCTTGGTTTCGTTTTCTTGTTGAAGAAATGggcttgcttgctggccgcttTCTTCAGGTTCTCACGTGCCACGTTGCACGTTTCTTCTATTCTGTTCCTGAGGTTGACTACATATTCCGCTGTAGTCTTCTGCTCCCCTGAGATTTCTTCTTCGGTCCATGTTTGGCGCAGCACTTGCATGGGTCCTTTGACAGATCTCCCATACAGCAGCTCAAACGGCGAAAATCCCATGCTTTCTTGTGGGGCTTCTCTGTATGCGAACAGGAGGGCGGGGATAAACGTGTCCCATTCCCTCGGTTGATCGATCGCTAActttttcagcatgctcttcagtGTGGAGTTGAACCTTTCGACCAAACCATTTGCTTGAGGGTGAAACGGTGCAGTCATATGGTGTTTGATGCTGAGAAAGTCGTTCACTTCTTTCATCAGGTGGCTGGTGAACTGTGTGCCTTGGTCCGTTATCACTTCATCTGGGATTCCCAATCTAGTCCACATCTCCCAGAGAGCTTCAGCTACGGTGTCTGCTTGGATGTTTTTCAGGGCTACGGCTTCGGGGTATCGGGTAGCGTAGTCAACAGATACCAAGATGTATTGTTTCTTGCTCTCCGACATAGGTTTGACCGGGCCGATGATATCCACCGCAACTCTCTTGAAAACTGAACTGATGGGTGGCATCCTTCCCAGAGGGACTTTCTTTGTCTGACTTTTCGGCGCAgttctttggcatgtgtcacaGGACAAGCAATACCTACGAATGTCTCCTGCACACCCTGGCCACCAGAATTCTGCTCTAATTCTGTCAGATGTTTTTCTTTGACCTAAGTGTCCTGCCATGGGGTGATCGTGACCAAATGAAAGAACTTTGTTCCTGAGTTTCTTCGGAACGATTACTAGTGAACGGTCGTTTCCGTGGCGATCTTTCGTTGTTCTATACaggatttctttcttgtatGAATACCGTATCCCATTGATCCCTTCTGGAGAGTTGGCAAATTGCCTGATGGTCTTCAACGAAGGGTCACTTGCCTGTTCTCTCTTCAGATCAGCTGGCGAATAcagtctttcttcttccttgacTCCCTGTTTGTGGCTGCAGCTTGGTTTCTGGGCGTCCTCTGTCGCTTGTGCTCTCGTGGTAACAGCAGCTGCTGTCCCAGGGTACCATGCTGGGTCTCGAACAGGATATGTGGGAGTCAATTTCTTCTCTTTACCTAGTCCATACCATTTACCTATGAGGACAGGGTAAATTGGGTCGTCCATCACCGTTACTTCTGTCTCGGAGTCAAAGTAGGGTGAATCGATGTGCACCACGGCGGTGTGGTACATCTTCTTGGAGTCTTTCTCTGCCAGAGTAGTCTCCTTCATTTTCGCTGAATATGCCTCCTTTGGCACAAACTTTTTGCTGACAATGATACCAGTACATCCAGTGTCTCTCAAAGCGTTGACAATTGTTCCATTCAGCTTCACTGGTACCACTTCGGCACATTTCTTTTCCTTGCAATTTCCGCAAAGTTTTTCTAAGAGGATcggtgtctcaagtgtatcTTTCTTCGATGAAACTGCACCTGCTGTGTCTCTTTTGTTTGGACAAAAACGAGAGACATGCCCTTGCAATttacaaatgaaacaacatccAGATGCtcgcagtttctctctctcggcgTCACTCAACTTTGCCTTTAGAGTTTGATTTGCGGGTTTTGTTGATGGAGCAGctattcttgtttcttcttggggAGAACGACGTTTTTCAGGCTTGACGTACGTCGATGAAGTTTTGACGTTCGATCTAGATTGTTGATATGTGTTGGCTATCATCCCAATCTCTTTGGCGCTCTTAGGGTCTCTATCCCTAATGTGAACGGCGAGGTCAGGAGGAAGGGTGTCCAACACCTGCTCACGGACCAACAAATCTTTGAGATCTTTTACATCTTGGTCGCATTCTGCTAATTCCACCCACTTGTCTAGATACCGTTCTAGCTTCGTGATGTGCTCTTTATACGTGTCAGTGGCGCTTTTCTTGGTTTGGCGAAACTTCTTTCTATAATCTTCGCTAGTGAGTTGGAAGCCCTCATACAAAGCGTGTTTGAGAGTGTCGTAGTCATTAGCGTCTTCCTCGTTCAGCTTTGAGAAGATGACTCTCGCCTTACCCTTCAGAAAGTACACTACACGTGAAGCTTTTGCTGCATCACTCAGGTTACAGTCTCGAGCATAATGCTCGAACTGATGGAACCAGCTCTCGATGTCATCACGGTCGTCTAGAAAAGGAATCTTGggcttgaaaccatcatcttcGCGGATACGTCCTGGCgagttgttgttcctgttgccCTCTTGGTTGGCGTTCTGGATTTTCAACTGATCCAGTTGGAATTGTCGTTCAGCGTCACGTTCTAGCCGTAGTCGTTCAGCGTCACGTTCTTGTCGTTCAGCATCACGTTCTCGTTCTTCGCGATCAAGAGTTTGTTGCTTCTCTTTCTGATCAAGAACAAATGCACGCAACTCGGCTCCTTCTAACCCCAACAACTGTCCTTCGGCCAATAGCTGTCTAGTCAACTCTAGCGGATCTACACTTGTGGACTGAGACATATTTACAGGTGACACGTCCGTGCACGCCTGTGGATCAACCTCTTCTTCGTTACGGTTGCTGTCAACTTGAAGAGAGAGATGAACACTCTCTTCTTCGTCAGCAGGGACTGGTAACGAATCTATCACCTCTTCCCGATCGTTACCGGCAGTAAGGTTTTTTCTTCCCTTCTTATTTGCGGTCACTATGGGGAGAGATTTGTCGGCCGGCTGTTTCCGTGCCAACTGGGCTGCGATGGTGGACTTTCTAAAATTATGAGCTGGGGAACTGTCGTCACTCATAAGTCACCTCGCGTATTATTCCAAAACGTACAAAATGTATGTTGCTCAAACACCGTCGAGCTACTAAATTTCGGATCaaattacaaaaagaaacagtCGGGCGGCGCCTTCGTGCACAAAATGCAAGTCCTAGTTTAGCTCTACTTCTACTGTACTTTGAAATAATTCTTCAACGTATGTTACGTTACGTTTCCACACAACCACCCAAAGAGTTATGTTTCCACGTTCTATCGTGAGTCAGTTTACTTCTATCTACCAACGAGAACTTACACTGTAAACTTTATTTGACTCTTTCTGGCGAAAAGATCAATCTTTCACTCGATCGAACGTTGAATATACAAGATGTATCAAATCAACTGTCAATTCGCATCATTTACTGTGTAGATTAATTTACAGCCACTTCTACAGCAAGTAAATACGACTGATATCCACAAGTCGATTATATAGGGCTTCACAGGGAAATACAGGTATTAAATCCTTACCTCTTAGGTACCTGACTCCCACCAACCTCCCGCGTAATTTAGAACAAACTAAGGGAAATGATGGTTCCGATAGTACGTGCAAGAATACTATCACACTGATGAATTGGAACACCACAAATAAAATTGGGAGCTAACAAATCAAAAGTGGTCTCGCTAAATATTGATTTTTTAACGTGTCGTTTCAGCTGACAACACTTCCAGTTTTTATTTTACCGTGTGATAGGGCACACGTTGAGTTATAGATCTGTGATAAGTAATATAACTAaaggtaaataaataaaattatatGATGAGACGATGGCGATGAAGTACGAACATATACAATACAAATCGACATGCAAGAAACCTACAGCAATTTTGAAACGAGAAAAATTTGGAACGGCTGGATCGAAAGTAAAACGTTGATTCAATATCCCGTGACTCGAGCCCCCATtgtgacgtctgcttctcgttctagggctgatcagtgtttaacagagacaagtgcaaagaagtaataagaaatttaataattctgtactttcaaaaacatgcacatgatcattcttgcagacatcaatccctttctcttagaatcttcaaatgaaagttttatagattatgatttcgctggtgtgattccacacacacgtaacaacattgtctttcttcttcttgttgcgtagacgtttgatatcgaagcgcggaacgtacttcttcttctcgttgcaaatgtatttcggtttacacaaatgaagacgtgatggtgtgttaatgttcacaaaatataaagtagactactcatcatgataaactcgatctgggtgacacttggggacgttggtggttccttccgtggttaccgctgacgttgcccttcccacagtgttcacacgacatcatttacataagcattgtacacccctgtacacttgcaccttctgcaacacacacgtgcaatatctgttattatcaagtatgatttccatcgatatcattcaatttgtttctctaaaacaaacacagaaacaagagttcacagactgacacaaacacatggaaaatgaacaatacctgtgttttcctgtgaatcaataatgttaaaatgtattagcgtgttttacctgcggttagtggacctttggagatcgcaaaaatgtggaaatccgtccacggaaggtgaaacatatgctagtgcaatctaagtggcttcgttgattgctgccatcttggagtcaatgaaacggtcagagcattgcatcctagcaacctcaactgaatatatgtacagttcatattcacgaattaataccaatgcacgctgtttccttttgttctcttcgtttaaatttctttccatgaagatAAACAAATTCTTGTCTTGTACGCTGGTTTGGACTAatggcgcgagcgttgacgtcatatgtatatagtgtcgtcatgacgtagtctcggtcatttaacctcgttttgtgtacgcaactagtgaagtctcgattaatatgagagagggagtcgatacacGAATTCTATTCGTCACAATCTTCATGTGACAAATCATAAGTGAATCCTCTGTAAATGAAACaggagaacaacaacaacaaaaacacaacggAAAAACATGATATTTGACTGGAAAATACGGATATAAACTATTATGCTTTCCATTATTCGACTAAGGTATTGTATGGTAGCCACTTCTTTAAAAAACATGTATACTTCATTTCCATTTGGTGTACATATTTGTCAACTTTGTGTAAGTAAGACAGTTCTTTGAGAAACATTTGCAATGATGGTTTTAGTTTATTTATTCTACATTTATATATGTAAAACTTTGCTTGTAATAAAATATAATCAAAACCCTCATCAGTCTTACTTTTTGGGTCATAGCCAAATAATACTAATGTGGGGCTGAGTGCAAGTCTGCTGCAGTTTTGACATTTCTCCTTCGTGTGTTTTTCAAACTCAGTCCAAAATGACTGAGTTTGCTCACATAACCATAGATAATGCAAAATTGTATCTCTTTCTACATTGCAAAAACTACACCGGTTGCTAGCAATCACCCCCATGTCTTTCAGCATTGAATTGGTTACTAATAttctgttgttgatttttatttgaAACCATTTTAATTTtacttcttttattttctttgtaaCTAAACAAACCTTTGTCCATTCTACCTCTGTCTCCAACAGTCTTTCCCAATTTTGTAATGCCTTTGGAGAATCTACTTTGCTAATCAGCATGTCGTATATGCCTTTTGAACCCTTCTGCAAACTTTCCAAAAAAACAAGTGCTTTTGGTTGCTGAATATAATTGCAATATCTCGGCTGACGCCTCGATttgatatgatttcagctttctcgacattcagactgataaatgttgatatcacagtcaaatctaacgataactaataaaCACAACAAGTTGCTGTTGCTATAGTTATGAGCAAGCTGTTGACGAGCTGAAGACAGGTGATAAGGATCTGCGACACGTCACAGTGTTGTGCGATGACGATTTGCTACCTGTCACTGAAAATACACCACCGATAATTAACTTACGTTCAACTTTTAAAAGCGCGATGTTCTCAAATTCGCGTTTTTCGTAGCAAGCGTTGCGGTTACATGGATATTTTCTTAACTATTTACCGTTTGAGCACAAAATTGAATAAGTTATTTTGAGACTTACGTCGACCTTTGCAGAAAGGGATCTTTAGGCAACCACAATACTgatacaaatattttttttaactgagtGTAAACATATTATCATCATTAAGGCGACAATGTAAAACACCTATATCTTAATCTTGACTGATTTTCACAGTCAATTCATGACTGTTGGGTAAAGGACTTTGTAAATGTAATTACAAAATCTAGTTAATACTAGTTAGAAAAACAACGGATATAGCACTGGAAGCCATACAACCCCTTTTTACAATGGTCGCCCTATGGGCGGATTTATACTTGTTTTACTACcgagaccagacacgtgtttcgacactaatgtgtctcatcagtggtctgaTGGTAGAattggcgagagttgtcaaccaaTGACAATCTGAAGAAGTTGTCAATCTGTCATATATATACAGACCGAGGATATCATTTTCTTTGTTTAAGTTACGTCGTCCGCTAGAGAAAGAGCGTCAAAAAGACCACCCCGCACAGTTACCGCAGGACGATGGTGTCGCGGGGCAAAACGCCAGTTTTATCTGAAGTTAACTATGTACACATAAATATTGCGACAACTTTTGTCCAATCCCGTGTCATTTCGTTAAAACTTTCTATGTAATGTAAGGCACTTTCCTTGGCTATCTAGCACATTTTTCGGAATAACGATGTCCTGTAAAGGGGTCACGTGACTGCCGCTTAAATAAGAATACCCCTTAAATGGACCTGACGGAAACGTCACGTGCCAATTAAATACTCCACAAAAATCTAGAATATGgacaacttttacatacgagaagaaactcAGATCAaatatctatccagaacaggttgtctTGTTTCGCTCTCTCGAGTATTTATTGTATTATGCCACACGTGTCGATCGCATGATAAGATTAGAAATGTGTTAtctcaaattaaaaacaacaatatcatttcccgtctgaaaaaaaaataatgttgattcacacacacacacacacacacacacacacacacacacacacacacacacacacacacacacacacacactcacacacacagtggtgGACAGCTGCATATTGGTCgtcttgagtgtgtgtgtgtgtgtgtgtgtgtgtgtgtgtgtgtgtgtgtgtgtgtgtgtgtgtgtgtgtgtgtgtgtgtgtgtgtgtgtgcgtgtgtgtgcgtaaatAACCAAATAACTAACTAATTAACGCCTGTCTCACAACGGGTACAATAGGCTATGGAAAATCCGAAACCCCAGTTGGGTGCGGATGACGAAGACACATTTGTCACTTTCAAACACCCGGATGTCAGGGCTGTTTATCGGAGACACAGATTGATACGTTTACACATTTACTGACACGTGCGGTTAGAGGCAAGACAGGCATGTGTTGCTGTGGCCCACGTATTTCATGTCAACAATCAGTTcgttggattttttttctcacaaaaatataacaataatATGAATGTTCCGGTTGAAGGACAGGCCCACACCAAACGGATGATGGATCTTAGGGCCTGGTGCGGGTGACTGGGAAACCATTttagtatgagttatttctaatatgctgactgtgaGCAGGTGATGACAGatatgtcgagaaaaaagatatcaagcatgagccgtTAAAGCGAATGTTGGTTTATTTTTTTGAGACATGTCTATTATTATTTGCAAACAGTCAGCGTATTAGAAACAACGGTTTTATTACTGGCTAATTTTGACCAAATATTTATCGAAGCGATTCTGCGAATACGATGTAGCCAATCACTCAATCACTTGACCTCATGAATATGAACAAATCAAGAGTGTCCACTCTCACCCCAgttgaacatgcctttcatTTCTATTCCTTTGATTTTTCGTGTGCAAAAAAGGAACAAATTCAGATTCAACATTAGACAATAAGGACATGATGTTAAACTTTATTTGGCGTCAACTGAGTACGCAATTTCATTTGATTCTTGTGAACTTTGACAATGCAATTTTCAAACGCCCTGCGCACAGCATGGCATTGTGAGAAGGTGGGCGGTGCATTGCCTCATCTGtatccccaccccccacccccaccccccaccgacAACAATGAATTTTCGGTATTTTAACATGGTAAGGTGTATTGCTATTAAAGATCAAAAGTATCATTCCTTAGAATACGTAACGCTGATATTCTTGATTCAAAATTCAAAATTGTAGTCTCAGTTATATGACATATAGCAAGTCTGAAATGGTAATAATACAGATTCTCAGTTGACGTTGGCTGATGAGTCGTGATTAGTCAAATAGCCATGTGGTGCACTGAAATGGTAATAATATAATACAGTTTTTCAGTTGACGTTGGCCGATCATTGGTCAAGTAGCCATATGGTGCACTGAAATGGTGATAATACAGTTTCTCAGTTGACGGTGGATGATAAGGAAACTATGTTAGTACAGTTTGTCAATTGACTTTGGCTGATTAGGAAGCCATCGTGCTTCTTAAGTGTGTCTCTAGACGAGCAGTAAATAGGAAACCACAAGCTGATTAGGGTACTACCGTAGAACAGTTTGTCACTGGAAGCTGGGTGATTTGGAAATTACTGTAGTTCAGTAGACTTTTAGCATGACAAATCATCGTTTGATAGAGCATGCTGAGGTCGGAAACGGCATGCCTCTAGTGACAATAACTATACATTAGGAAACTAGCTGTAAATAAActtatacttcttcttcttcttcttcttcttcttcttcttcttcttcttcttcttcttcttcttcttcttcttcttcttcttcttcttcttcttcttcttcttcttcttcttcttcttctcctccttcttcttctgcgttcgatttCATGGCCGTTGTATCTTCATgtcggtggctgccatgaagtccgcGGTCTTCTGTAGATCGGCAGCAGGTCCCCaaagcttggtgcccaggctggtgtcttctggccagtagtgctggtgTGATGTCTCCAGGTGTGGGcatgtctgtagagcttggtgcccaggctggtgtcttctggccagtagtgctggtgTGATGTCTCCAggtgtctgtagagcttggtgcccaggctggtgtcttctggccagtagtgctggcgtgctgtctctaGGTGTGGGCATGTTCGTAAAACGTGCTCCAGGCTAGAGGTTTGCTCCCCTGAGCCGcactcacattgggctgtgtcGCTGAGTCCCAGTCTCTTCAGGTGTTTATTTCAGCCCACAGTGACCAGTGCGCAGACGAAGATAAACGACTTAAGGTGTTCTAAGTGTAT from Littorina saxatilis isolate snail1 linkage group LG7, US_GU_Lsax_2.0, whole genome shotgun sequence carries:
- the LOC138972007 gene encoding uncharacterized protein, which translates into the protein MSDDSSPAHNFRKSTIAAQLARKQPADKSLPIVTANKKGRKNLTAGNDREEVIDSLPVPADEEESVHLSLQVDSNRNEEEVDPQACTDVSPVNMSQSTSVDPLELTRQLLAEGQLLGLEGAELRAFVLDQKEKQQTLDREERERDAERQERDAERLRLERDAERQFQLDQLKIQNANQEGNRNNNSPGRIREDDGFKPKIPFLDDRDDIESWFHQFEHYARDCNLSDAAKASRVVYFLKGKARVIFSKLNEEDANDYDTLKHALYEGFQLTSEDYRKKFRQTKKSATDTYKEHITKLERYLDKWVELAECDQDVKDLKDLLVREQVLDTLPPDLAVHIRDRDPKSAKEIGMIANTYQQSRSNVKTSSTYVKPEKRRSPQEETRIAAPSTKPANQTLKAKLSDAEREKLRASGCCFICKLQGHVSRFCPNKRDTAGAVSSKKDTLETPILLEKLCGNCKEKKCAEVVPVKLNGTIVNALRDTGCTGIIVSKKFVPKEAYSAKMKETTLAEKDSKKMYHTAVVHIDSPYFDSETEVTVMDDPIYPVLIGKWYGLGKEKKLTPTYPVRDPAWYPGTAAAVTTRAQATEDAQKPSCSHKQGVKEEERLYSPADLKREQASDPSLKTIRQFANSPEGINGIRYSYKKEILYRTTKDRHGNDRSLVIVPKKLRNKVLSFGHDHPMAGHLGQRKTSDRIRAEFWWPGCAGDIRRYCLSCDTCQRTAPKSQTKKVPLGRMPPISSVFKRVAVDIIGPVKPMSESKKQYILVSVDYATRYPEAVALKNIQADTVAEALWEMWTRLGIPDEVITDQGTQFTSHLMKEVNDFLSIKHHMTAPFHPQANGLVERFNSTLKSMLKKLAIDQPREWDTFIPALLFAYREAPQESMGFSPFELLYGRSVKGPMQVLRQTWTEEEISGEQKTTAEYVVNLRNRIEETCNVARENLKKAASKQAHFFNKKTKPRTLEVGKQVLLLRPVKNNKLELTWSGPYKVVEKLNEFDYKIQVGRRTRIYHINLIKEYQERELSSATPNPSSSAQASVPASNEEESDEEDGGEEVVAVVMEEDNTMDDDIFKYDTQKMLPLLETQRTENVKNIHFDEKLDEAKVKEAKMICEEFEEFLTDVPKTTNLEKCSIEVTEKKPVFVKPRPIPHAMVETVEKEIEEMLKLHVIEPANSPYNSPIVLIKKKDGKYRFCSDLRALNNVIVFDVEPITDVDNLFQSLGKAKYFSKLDLTKGY